Sequence from the Ictalurus punctatus breed USDA103 chromosome 10, Coco_2.0, whole genome shotgun sequence genome:
GAGTTCCACAGATGTTTACaggagtgtgttgtgtgtaagaGTGGATGAGTAtggagtgtgtagagtgtgcaCAAGAAGAGAAATTAGATGTAGAGTTAAAAGTGTACACACGCTGGGGTTGTAATAACACCTCGGTGAAGGATGTTCACACTGAGCTGCGTTTTAATCAGTCAGGAACATGGCGTGGTGtgtgtttaatcgggttcttttattataatgaaataaatgtacacACCCGCTTCTTGATTAACTCCAGTGTCTGCTAGCTTCTCTGGTTAGCTGTGAGGTTGCCATGTTGGCTAGTAATGCTAGCTCTGGTGAAATGTTCTGAGGTTTTCTTCCTatggtgtgtgtggagagagagagatttttggGAATAGTGTGCACTGTAcgctgtgtgtctgtatgtataactctgtgtgtgtgtgtgtttcacaggGAATAAACAGTCATGGCCCCCAGCCGGAATGGGATGATCCTGAACCCTCACTTCCATAAAGACTGGCAGAAGAGAGTTCGTACCTGGTTCAACCAGCCAGCCAGAAAACTCCGCAGGTACGCCTCAGAGGATCCGTTCCACCTCGCCGTGATCCTCTTATACCACGCAATCAGAAGCagccattcattttctgtaacagaagCTTCATTATAATATCTAGTGACTTTGGTGGCAGATGTTCCATGTAAACGTGTTAAATTCCTCTGCACGTTGATACGTGAGGTAGGTACgtgaggtagagagagactttCTACCGGTCAgaaggtttgtggacactcgactgaaatgtttcgcGTGATCTTTAAAgcccttttgatctgaaggtgtaggATTAAACGTTTGAAATCGTCTCGTAGGCAGAAACATAATCGTGCAGATGTTTTCATtgctttcattagaaaactaacttatttacaaataaacgtttaaacggacgactcggagcgaaacatgtttccgaaaagcagccgataagtgtgtagcgtaggtgtgaactcctataatactgtttaaaaaaaaacatctccgGGAAATTCCCCAAGAAATCATTTGAGAAAATACCaagaattaaattattttgatttattttgggtttttaaaaaaaaatttatcacaacataattcccatagttccatttgttactccagagttttgatgacttttttttttttttattctaaatatatgtacacacatacatttacacacgaGTCACATCAGTATACAGTCTTGAGAGCCGTACAAACATAATCCACAAACTTGACCCTTACCGTCGTCAAATACTAGACTATACCATTTTGTAATCGGGCTTAAAATAATAGAATATGAATTTTATTCCCAGATTAAAATTCCAGTGAAAATACAAGCACCAAACAAGACTCGCAGGACTCCTAATCAAACCTCCgtaatattcggaggagcgtgcgatttttcaaaattcccGCAGGTTTgggtcacgtgacgtcatcacggcgcacgttcagccgaagccctcttcgattcgcgTGCGTCGAACTtgagcacagctaaaaggtctcgtttaccgacaagcATCACTGCGAGAGaccgtgcaattgcaatttcgccgaTTCGAATGAAAGAGTGAAGTCCATCCATCCTGAAAGCATTCCTATGTTACAAAACCCCAAGACTGGAGACTGTTCAATATCAtggaatgactttttttttttatcttgggGAGGAATTGTACCGGTATATCATGGACTGTACGATATGGCACATCCCTAATGTGAGGAGGCGTTTGTGGAGcgcttatggaaggagtctccagtgtcggagtATTGTAACATGGGAATGTTTTCAGGATGGAGGACTTCACTGTGCGGTTTCTCAGCATTTTTATCTTCACGAGAAAAACTCTCAAGGGAAAGAATGACGTTTATCAAGTTAGAACTCACTTGAAATGAATGAGAAATCATAATCGATGCcaggttgctgtggtataagaggaaacGAGCAGGTTTAAGAGACCGTGCAAGTGCAACAGTCAGATGATGACAAATTCTCCGGAATCTCTGTACATCTTATGATGATTCTCCTTGAACCCTTTTTTCTGATGGCTGTTGTGCTCAATACGGATTAACGCTTGCAGGCTAGTATTTAACTGTTGCGCACCACAGTATACAGCACTTTTGTAATTAAACTGCTTTCTTGCCGCTGTGTTACAGACGTAAGGCTCGCCAGGCGAAGGCTCGCCGCATCGCCCCTCGTCCAGTCGCCGGACCTCTGAGGCCCATCGTCAGGTGTCCGACGGTCCGCTATAACACCAAGGTCCGCGCCGGCCGGGGCTTCACCCTGGAAGAGCTGAAGGTGCGATTGTGCTTCTAGACTTTACTTTTAATCTTTGAAGGATCCCCCCAAAGTTGATTCATATGAAAAGATTTTTAGTTAAGCGAGACCAGATTTGGTTTTATGTTTAATAACATACTTGCATTCCTCATTttcagttaaataatgaatttttcagttaaataatgaatttttcagttaaataatgaatttttcTGAACGTTAGAtttagtaaaaacaaaacatttaggAGCATTATACACTATTGTTTTTCTAACTTGTACACAACACCTAGCGTATAATAATGTCCGTCATTGCTGGGTTCTGTTTGTCCTGTCGACCGGTCCTACCCCGTGTCCCGAGCGACAGTCAGATGATGACAAATTCTCCGGAATCTCTGTACATTTGTGATGATCCTCCTTGAACCCTTTGTGCTGATGACTGCTGTGCTCGACACGGACGGACGTTGGGTTCCGAACTGTGATTCAGCGAGGACCTCGCGATCATTTTTCATGGTTTGGTTTGTGTCTCAGGCCGCTGGCATCAACAAGAGAGTGGCCCGCACCATCGGCATCGCTGTTGACCCGCGCCGCCGCAACAGATCCACAGAGTCCCTGCACGTCAACGTCCAGAGGCTGAAGGTGTACCGCTCCAAACTTATCCTCTTCCCCAGGAAGGTGTCTGCGCCCAAGAAGGGAGACAGCACTGTAAGTGGCTCAGCTTTGCGTCGAGCACTGGCGAATGAATCGCTGCCGCTTTTAgacatttctattttatttctatatctTGAGTGTAAGTCTTACAGCCGCTGTGATTTTTCTGAAAACTGAGCCGAGCCTAATTTCATgcatttgcacaaaaaaaacaaccaaacttGATTCCCTAATGAGAACATTACACGACATGACGCTAATCTTATTTGCCGTGTAGGTCTATACGGATCAGTCGTGGATATTTCTGTATCGTCTTATTTTTAACCCTGCGTACACACTAGCAAGCGGCAGATCgtttatttcctgttttgcGTGTAACACGGAGCCGCCATTTCAGCAACGCGCTGAGCATTTCTCAGTTCTGTTAAAGTTCGCCACGACTCTAAACAGACAAGCCCAAACAATTGACTCGTGTATTAGTGATCAGTGTGGTTTAATTAGTGTTTAATTAGAGAGGTTTAGAAGCTGTATATAGCGACTATCATTTCCTAGGGTAAAACATTCAAATTAAAGATCACGACCGCGGCTAGATAAAATGGACAGGACGTTATTAAATCGACCGGgaggtcatgttttttttttttttttttttttttttaagttctgtTATATCAAAGCATGATATGAATGGTTTCTGTTATTGGTTAAGTTAAAACAGCGCTGCTGAAACAGTTTGCTCATCTCTGAAAAACCGCTAAATGCAGGTTTTATTCATCGTATCAGTTAAATCTTGTGAGTCTGCTCGGTGCTGAAATGTTCCGGTCAGAATAGACCGGATTCTGACTGCGTCTGTGATTGTAAGAGAGTAAACATCTACAAGGGTGtacgttttatttatatttcatgtgGGTTTTTATCGTcattcctctttctttttttttgtagtctGTAAAATgtcttaatgtaaaaataaggccttgattagcattaaaatatcttaaattcACGTTTTAAAGGTCTTGAAATGCAATCGAGCCGACACCGTAAAGAtggttttagattttattttaactcGTTGCTGTTTGAGACGGTAAACGCCGCTCCACACCGGCTTCATCTGTGTCTGTGCTGCGAGTTTGAGTCGCTTATATCCTGCATTTAGACACGACAGTATCTGGTTTACAGTATTTCACCTGACTGGTAATAAgtgaatttaaaacaaacaaactgttgCCAACTAAGTGGAGGTCTTCCTGCGGTTTTCcgacaaaataaaagccacaaggtcTAATGCATAAAAGTcaattaagtcagaaatatattactatatatttaTTAGTTCTAGTAAACACTATTACTAGTGTACACTAGGGGGTTTCTAATACCGCTGTTGAGGCGTGATGGTAAATCCgacatctttttctcttcccATTGCTAtaatctatctctatatatctttgtcctctcttggaaagtcatgaGAAGGAaatgctggattttttttctttctttcaccgtTTGAGTAAACGGTAATGCTAAACGGATATTTGCTCCGGTCTCCCATATCCCACTATAGAATTTTACCCTGCTAGAGTTTACTTTAACTCAGAAGTGAATGTCTGTGCGTGAACACAGTCCGTTATAGCCGATGTATCGTGTTGCACGATTGAACTGGCGTGCAggtcttttcatttttttgccaATATCTTGAACATGGCattaaaaagtattacattTGAAGCGCTGATACCTGCAGATACCCTGATCTAGTTTTGCTGTCAGAAAACACACTTATAGAAATCTCTGCACGTCCTTGATGAACTTATTTAACTTCTTTGACACTTGTACTTTTTGGCTCTTGCATTTGACAACCCCTCCCCCCTCCACaccttcttttgttttgtttatttttctttttaaccatCTTTGCAGGAGGAGGAGGTCAAGATGGCGACACAGCTCACTGGACCAGTCATGCCCATTAAGATCGTAAGTATTTTATTTCGAAGTGTCCGAAGCACGTCACGTCCTATCTTTTAAAAGCTCTGGATATCTCGGTGTTCACATTTTATAATCTGTATAGTTTATTCGCCTGTTTAACTCATGACGGATGAATTTCTGCTCCAGGTGCACAAGAAGGAGAAGGCCCGCATGATCACTGAGGAAGAGAAGAAGTTCAACGCGTTCGCCAATCTGCGCATGGCTCGTGCCAACGCCCGTCTCTTCGGCATCCGCGCCAAGAGGGCAAAGGAGGCCGCTGAGCAGGATGTAGAGAAGAAGAAATAGACCGTTATTTGTATGCAACAAAATAAAGCCTCTCCACAAAtagtcgtgtgtgtgtttatgaacaGAGGTTTTGCAAATGTCTAGCAATTCTCATACTTAAATACTCACTACACTGCACATACAAGAGATGTGCAGGTCTAAACACTAGGGTAGGGCAATGGGtacatgtattaaataaatgcatgtataACGATATTCGAATGCATTTGAAATCTGGCtttcttaaaaagaaaagtgttcttttttttttttcccccacacattttatttaaaaatgtaaaacagattttatttaatatctacgAAATACGTTGCTTAAAATGGAAAAGCAGAGCGATCAATTCTGCCGTTTAAACCTGTACAATTTTAGCGATTCGGAacaaaatgttcacattaaacgaGCTTGTATATCGTGATACTGAGAGATGGGGCAGTCGACTTGGCAAGTGGCCTCGGGATGGCTGTGAATTATTAGTCGGTTAATTTGAACAATTTAAAATcagtttgttttcattaaataaCTTTATTTGTTTAGATTTGAAGAGGGTATAATAATGTGAGGAATTAAAATAAGGTATTACATTACGGTCTGAGATCTTTGTGCAGCGCTTAGATTCAGAACCTGCTCCCAACACACGTGAGCTAATTATACAGTCACTGTGGCGTTTAATAAAACATGGGCTGTAATTCTTCATACATGCCATTAGATGGCAGCATAAGGACAAAAATCCACGTTGGGTGTATCCTagtttttttgtataaatattgATTTGTACAGTATAATCTGTCTACTCGTGGGTATTAAAGACATTTCAGATGCACTTGTATTTTATATGGTAATGTAATCTAGAGGtgaagaaataaacattttctgcAGAGTAGTTCTAAGTCTCTAAGGAAAATTCTGAACTTGAAACATTTACAATTTGGACGTTGATGCCAGTCTAAATGGATTACTGTATATGGTGTGCTCATTGTTGTGGGATGAACCACAAATGGGTGTGAAGGCcgagtgtccacatacttttggccatataaatGTGTTCCTCGGAGCACAACCGAAGAACCGATCGGATCACGGGTGTTTTACCTGCTTTCATCTTTCTTAttccaagatttatttattttttattagtggaggattGGTAACTaatttattctggtcagggttgtgctGATCCagagccaatccacctactagcgtgtttttttttttttgatgggaggtgggaggaaacctacatggggagaacatacgaAACTCCGTACGGACAGTAATGAGATCAGGATCTAACACAAAGCATCTTGATGGAAATCTGGATCGAGGATCTTAATGAGCAAGCCTAGAGGTGAAGAAACTCGAATAGAATAAGACCGCAAAGGGATCCCATCCTCTCCTAGGTGAATTgttattctgattttttttttaaatgattgcatTAAACACTTATACATTGAATAAGCAAATCAGTCCGGAATTGCACGTAAAATATACAAGATGTAGAGGATGAGCTAAAGATGAGGTGCTCCAGAGGCTTTGCACCTGCTGTAAGTCGAGAGGCTAATGGGCCACTTACGCGGACATCTCATTCATATTCTGGTGCCTGGTCGTGGCCACTAGCTTTGAACCACTCGTACTGGTCTCGTTAAATGTCACTGATGAGACCGAGCATGGAATGAATCAAAAATGATCCTCAGTCTTACAGGTTCACAGGAATTCAGCACAAGTGTCTAAGACTAATCATATTCCCAGGTTGCTCTGTTTCTTCATTTCGGAGCATTAGGTGTCGTATCGATGAGGGTTTGAGCCATTCTTCCGCTTTACACTTAACGAGACATGCGGGGTGGATTATAGTCTGTGCTAATAGATGCTCCATGGCTGTAGCAAATGCAAAAGCGTATAGAAAGACAAGATAATTACGCCACTAAAAAAACAacgggaaataaataaagacatgttATCTCTCTCTGAGCCCCTCGGCTAATATTGTAGTTGTTTAAGATATTATAATGgaatactgattttttttttttttcacctggtGTGCAAGTGATCATTGCCGTAAATCCTGTACGATTAGTTCTCCGCATGTGCTTTCTGTCGAGTCCTGCTATGGACTAATCatacacattgttttttttttacaccttcgcctcacgcctccagggtcgggggttcgattcccaccgtggccctgtgtgtgcggagtttgcgtgttctccccgtgctgcgggggtttcctccgggtactccggtttcctccccagtccaaagacatgcatggtaggctga
This genomic interval carries:
- the rpl13 gene encoding 60S ribosomal protein L13, whose product is MAPSRNGMILNPHFHKDWQKRVRTWFNQPARKLRRRKARQAKARRIAPRPVAGPLRPIVRCPTVRYNTKVRAGRGFTLEELKAAGINKRVARTIGIAVDPRRRNRSTESLHVNVQRLKVYRSKLILFPRKVSAPKKGDSTEEEVKMATQLTGPVMPIKIVHKKEKARMITEEEKKFNAFANLRMARANARLFGIRAKRAKEAAEQDVEKKK